The Plasmodium berghei ANKA genome assembly, chromosome: 12 genome contains a region encoding:
- a CDS encoding DNA repair protein RAD14, putative, protein MSDNSQSQNEEDEESYYHIFYENNLVNDINYFEDSLPHINFYLKFQNKRFLESFFDDIKNKNEISTPNIEVTDNEVQLCEFQKEENELKEIRKNKNSDILKDGGFYINNDSEIECYFENIKKNYNDTTNPITNISEEKHITNYSFLERNHEFTKQANIIFQKNKEKFIFSIERGNINCICNKGNECSDCRSICDDNSEIILKEICFLCNKKKKVNKTLCSIKIYVCYDCKSTDSNFRMISLTKLINKYSINNNDLIKHEKELALLSTKNPRGYSKNMKLYFLFQIKEIAIRKYGSLQKVKCLYNSKILNIKNVTTNNNNNKENCLKPGKEKKKKILHKYKKAKTIYSNDYIKNMEKNKMICEDNKHEFDNPICINNDDNIYIKKCIKCQYELEFIDF, encoded by the coding sequence atgAGTGATAATTCACAATCGCAAAATGAAGAAGATGAAGAAAGTTactatcatattttttatgaaaacaACTTAGTGAAtgatattaattattttgaagATTCATTGCcacatattaatttttatttaaaatttcaaaataaacGATTTTTAGAATCATTTTttgatgatataaaaaacaaaaatgaaatatccACACCTAATATAGAAGTAACTGATAACGAAGTACAATTGTGTGAATTTCAAAAAGAGGAAAACGAACTAAAagaaattagaaaaaataaaaacagtgatatattaaaagatggtggtttttatattaataacgATTCGGAAATAGAATGTTATTTTgaaaacattaaaaaaaattataatgacACAACAAATCCAATTACTAACATTAGTGAAGAAAAACATATTACcaattattcatttttagaAAGAAATCACGAATTCACAAAACAAGcgaatattatttttcaaaaaaataaagaaaaatttatatttagcATTGAAAGAGGTAATATTAATTGTATTTGTAACAAAGGAAATGAATGCTCAGATTGCCGATCTATTTGTGATGATAATAGTGAAATAATCCTTAAagaaatatgttttttgtgtaataaaaaaaaaaaagtaaataaaaCTTTGTGTagtattaaaatttatgtatGTTATGATTGTAAATCTACGGATAGTAACTTTCGAATGATATCTTTAactaaattaataaataaatattctataaataataatgatttaataaaacatgAAAAGGAATTAGCACTTTTGTCAACAAAAAATCCACGAGGTTATTCAAAGAATATgaaattgtattttttatttcaaataaaagaaatagcTATTAGAAAATATGGATCATTACAAAAAgtaaaatgtttatataactcaaaaattttaaacataaaaaatgttactactaataataacaataataaagaaaattgtCTAAAACCaggaaaagaaaaaaaaaaaaaaattctacataaatataaaaaagcaaaaacaatttatagtaatgattatattaaaaatatggaaaaaaataaaatgatttGTGAAGATAATAAACATGAATTTGATAATCcaatttgtataaataatgatgataatatatatattaaaaaatgtataaaatgTCAGTATGAACTTGAGTTTATCGATTTTTGA
- a CDS encoding 50S ribosomal protein L1, mitochondrial, putative — translation MKRNTFFCKNLFKYTQINIRKECAKDIFFVEKRERKYIPFYDEKKEKKKNFNTGENINNENKNEEEQHKQNENSMFCQNLMPPISPMKSLKLLLSFDTHFGEIKVNKEKPIDFNLIIKIDIKRESLRGMCNLAHSVDKKKKILVLIEEDNENLKKYGADYVGLDYISKIKNGWLDFDICITNFKNINKILPIAKILGPKKLMPNVKSNTLVDNLKETIIKIKSGNTIEYRSEQIDPNTFELYKNIYNLNKIDKNSLAHINVKIASTDMSFLHILDNIKSFVSEIVKNNIHSSHTDKENKSTFVWPPTTKKINKSNKYYNQANNILINNPDDSSDSFILGGYLTLTGLPKFFLKPNLLYTHSDGYVN, via the coding sequence atgaaaagaaatacttttttttgcaaaaatttattcaaatatacccaaataaatataagaaaagAATGTGCAaaggatatattttttgttgaaaaaagagaaagaaaatatataccattttatgatgaaaaaaaagaaaaaaaaaaaaattttaatacaggagaaaatattaacaacgaaaataaaaatgaagaagagcaacataaacaaaatgaaaactCGATGTTTTGCCAAAATTTAATGCCACCTATATCACCAATGAAAAGTTTAAAACTATTACTTAGCTTTGACACACATTTTGGAGAAATAAAAgttaataaagaaaaaccaattgattttaatttaataataaaaattgatatAAAAAGAGAATCTCTAAGAGGGATGTGTAACTTAGCACATAGtgttgataaaaaaaaaaaaattttagtATTAATCGAGGAAGATAATgaaaacttaaaaaaatatggagCAGATTATGTGGGCTTAGATTATattagtaaaataaaaaacggATGGCTAGATTTTGATATATGcataacaaattttaaaaatataaataaaatattgcCAATAGCTAAAATATTAGGgccaaaaaaattaatgccTAATGTTAAATCAAATACTCTTGttgataatttaaaagagactattataaaaataaaaagtggAAATACTATTGAATATCGTAGTGAACAAATAGATCCTAACAcatttgaattatataaaaatatttataatttaaataaaattgataaaaattcattAGCTCATATAAATGTTAAAATAGCTTCTACAGATATGTCTTTCCTACATATActtgataatattaaatctTTTGTTTCAGAAATTgtcaaaaataatatacattcCTCACATActgataaagaaaataaatctACATTTGTTTGGCCACCTactacaaaaaaaataaataaatccaataaatattacaaCCAAGCAAATAATATCCTTATCAATAATCCCGATGATAGCTCCGATTCGTTTATACTTGGTGGATACTTAACTCTTACTGGTCTtccaaaattttttttgaaaccAAATTTACTCTATACTCATTCAGACGGCTATGTCAATTAG
- a CDS encoding 60S ribosomal protein L34, putative: MAQRVHYRKHNHYNTKSNKVRPIRTPGGKLTIHVIKKKAGKPKCADCKNPIQGVKALRPADNQRARKKDRKVSRAYGGSICAKCIKERIMRAFLFEEQKCVRQVLKEKKKQEQKVKKVKKEKKDKKDKGDKKDKKKVIAKDAKKKISSSGKNLKKVVDKKRGGI; the protein is encoded by the exons atggcACAAAGAGTACACTATCGTAAACATAATCATTATAATACAAAGTCAAATAAAGTAAGGCCAATTAGAACTCCAGGTGGAAAATTAACAATTcatgttataaaaaaaaaagcagGAAAACCCAAATGTGCTGACTGTAAAAACCCTATCCAAGGa GTAAAGGCCTTAAGACCTGCCGATAACCAAAGGGCTAGAAAAAAAGATAGAAAAGTGTCGAGAGCATATGGTGGATCGATATGTGCAAAATGTATTAAGGAAAGAATAATGAGagcatttttatttgaggAACAAAAATGTGTTAGACAagttttaaaagaaaaaaaaaaacaagaacaaaaagtaaaaaaagttaaaaaagaaaaaaaagacaaaaagGATAAAGGagataaaaaagataaGAAAAAAGTAATTGCTAAGGAtgccaaaaaaaaaatttcatcCTCTggtaaaaatttaaaaaaagttgtAGATAAGAAAAGAGGTGGAATATAA
- a CDS encoding cell division cycle ATPase, putative: MKGKKMCYSLFFFKEHIKRYTLIIFVIFIVKCSNQIKLTQNGNIITATYSNGKGNKYLFWGNNDPINIFGKTIKRRNPFASIGAMFSEKMSNKNKKNKNEMFGKFAIVETYNETNKKYIGNEYDTKEYDITNKDLKLKNCDKLKFINDENIKYEKKQNQKVIKTLKKEVNLIDERDISDSIFLNNKIDETMSKKENNSRSIINNFFHNLWGNNNTSKSRDYNKGNENDKNENDKNENDKNENDKNENDKNENDKNENDKNENDKNEKGSSFEGSDNETNFLLKALNSGKFPNYCLVENIDENADNFDIYMSKEKMKELNINDGFTVLLKGKKKKEMVAIVREDNRLNKYSVSISFSIKRNLRLMHNDIIKIYPLSNIKNIKNVILSPFNDTVNNITKQEIEKEILNTYLKNSYKPLSVDNTIYINYKNKRIELKVLKLITDDGQSEQHGCLTNTSHINLSETFLNREDYEENTDDINYEDLGGMKKQLNKIRELIELPLKYPEIFMSIGISAPKGVLMHGIPGTGKTSIAKAIANESNAYCYIINGPEIMSKHIGESEQKLRKIFKKASEKTPCIIFIDEIDSIANKRNKSSNELEKRVVSQLLTLMDGLKKNNNVLVLAATNRPNSLDPALRRFGRFDREIEIPVPDEQGRYEILLTKTKKMKLDPDVNLRKIAKECHGYVGADLAQLCFEAAIQCIKEHIHFLDLEEEDFIEFMKLSVDGNTDENNDNHKSEDTYRSSNFEGGVKSLKNVFKLGNKNRTEQASQNDKINMNKSGDKFDQKTKKIPSYILNKLTIKAKHFQHALNICNPSSLRERQVQIPTVTWDDIGGMQYVKEQLKETILYPLEYKHLYNKFNSNYNKGILLYGPPGCGKTLLAKAIANECNANFISVKGPELLTMWFGESEANVRDLFDKARAASPCIIFFDEIDSLAKERNSNNNNDASDRVINQILTEIDGINEKKTIFIIAATNRPDILDKALTRPGRLDKLIYISLPDFKSRCSIFKAILKNTPLNKDVDINDMAKRTEGFSGADITNLCQSAVNEAIKETIYLINLKKGKSNKNDKKKKSRGGQNYLENYDPVPTLSKKHFDVAFKNARISIQPEDVLKYEKFKEKLSLKSSN, translated from the coding sequence atgaaaggaaaaaaaatgtgttattctttatttttttttaaagaacATATAAAGCGATATactttaataatatttgttatttttattgtaaaaTGCTCAAATCAAATTAAACTAACACAAAATGGGAATATAATAACAGCAACGTATAGTAATGGAAAGgggaataaatatttattttgggGAAATAATGATcccataaatatatttggtAAAACTATTAAACGTCGAAATCCATTCGCCTCTATTGGGGCAATGTTTAGTGAAAAAATGtccaataaaaataaaaaaaataaaaatgaaatgtTTGGGAAATTCGCAATTGTAGAGACATATAATGAAACcaacaaaaaatacattGGTAATGAATATGATACAAAAGAATATGATATTACAAATAAAGATCTTAAATTAAAGAATTGTGATAAACtgaaatttattaatgatgaaaatataaaatatgaaaaaaaacaaaatcaaaaagttataaaaacattaaaaaaggAAGTAAATCTTATTGATGAAAGAGATATAAGTgattcaatttttttaaataataaaattgatgaAACAATgtcaaaaaaagaaaataattccagaagcattataaataatttttttcacaatttATGGGGAAACAATAATACTTCCAAATCTCGGGACTACAACAAAGggaatgaaaatgataaaaatgaaaatgacaaaaatgaaaatgacaaaaatgaaaatgacaaaaatgaaaatgacaaaaatgaaaatgacaaaaatgaaaatgacaaaaatgaaaatgacaaaaatgaaaaggGGTCAAGTTTTGAAGGGTCTGATAATGAAACtaattttcttttgaaAGCTTTAAACTCAGGAAAGTTTCCAAACTACTGTCTTGTTGAAAATATCGATGAAAATGCAgataattttgatatatatatgagtaaagaaaaaatgaaagaattaaatattaatgatgGGTTTACAGTTTTATTaaaagggaaaaaaaagaaagaaatgGTAGCTATAGTTAGAGAAGATAATAGATTAAACAAGTATTCAGTAtctatatcattttcaataaaaCGGAATCTAAGATTAATGcataatgatataataaaaatatatccattatcaaatataaaaaatataaaaaatgtaatactAAGTCCTTTTAATGATAcagtaaataatataacgAAACAAGAAATTGAAAAAGAGATTctaaatacatatttaaagAATAGTTATAAACCATTAAGTGTTGATAatactatttatattaactataaaaataaaagaatagaattaaaagtattaaaattaataacaGATGATGGACAAAGTGAACAACATGGTTGTTTAACAAATACATctcatataaatttatctgaaacatttttaaatagaGAAGattatgaagaaaatactgatgatataaattatgaGGATTTAGGAGGTatgaaaaaacaattaaataaaattagaGAACTTATTGAATTACCTCTAAAATATccagaaatatttatgagCATTGGAATTTCAGCACCAAAAGGTGTACTGATGCATGGAATCCCTGGAACTGGAAAAACATCTATAGCTAAAGCAATTGCAAATGAAAGTAATGCatattgttatattattaatggACCAGAAATAATGTCTAAACATATAGGAGAGTCTGaacaaaaattaagaaaaattttcaaaaaagcAAGTGAAAAAACACcatgtattatatttattgatGAAATTGATTCTATTGctaataaaagaaataaaagtaGCAATGAATTAGAAAAAAGAGTAGTTTCACAATTATTAACATTAATGGATggacttaaaaaaaataataatgttcTTGTACTTGCTGCAACAAATAGACCAAACTCTTTAGATCCCGCATTGAGAAGGTTTGGACGATTTGATAGAGAAATAGAAATTCCAGTACCTGATGAACAAGGTAgatatgaaatattattaactaaaactaaaaaaatgaaactaGATCCAGATGTTAATTTGAGAAAAATTGCAAAAGAATGCCATGGATATGTCGGGGCAGATCTTGCCCAACTCTGTTTTGAAGCCGCTATTCAGTGCATAAAGGAAcatattcattttctaGACCTTGAAGAAGAAGATTTTATTGAATTTATGAAACTCAGTGTAGATGGTAATactgatgaaaataatgataatcaTAAATCAGAAGATACATATCGAAGTTCTAATTTTGAAGGGGGTGTAAAAAGcctaaaaaatgtttttaaattaggaaataaaaatcgtACTGAACAAGCTAGCCAAAatgacaaaataaatatgaacaaatcAGGTGATAAATTCGatcaaaaaacaaaaaaaattccatcatatatattaaacaaattaacaataaaaGCAAAACATTTTCAACATGCtcttaatatatgtaatcCAAGCTCATTAAGAGAAAGGCAAGTACAAATACCAACTGTAACTTGGGATGATATTGGAGGAATGCAATATGTAAAAGAACAATTAAAGgaaacaattttatacCCATTGgaatataaacatttatataataaatttaattcaaattataataaaggaattttattatatggtCCACCAGGATGTGGTAAAACATTATTAGCAAAAGCTATAGCTAATGAATGTAATGCAAATTTTATATCTGTAAAAGGCCCGGAATTATTAACAATGTGGTTTGGTGAATCTGAAGCAAATGTAAGGGACTTATTTGATAAAGCTCGAGCTGCATCTccatgtattattttttttgatgaaATAGATTCTTTAGCAAAAGAAAggaatagtaataataataatgatgcTAGTGATCGAGTTATCAATCAAATATTAACTGAAATTGATGgtattaatgaaaaaaaaacaatttttattattgcgGCTACAAATAGACCCGATATATTAGATAAAGCACTAACAAGACCGGGTCGTTtagataaattaatttatatatctttACCCGATTTTAAAAGTAGATGTAGTATATTTAAAgcaatattaaaaaatactcCTCTCAATAAAGATGttgatataaatgatatgGCAAAAAGAACAGAGGGTTTTTCAGGTGCTGATATTACAAACTTATGTCAAAGTGCAGTTAATGAAGCAATTAAAGAAACAATATATCTAataaacttaaaaaaaggaaaatccaataaaaatgataaaaaaaaaaaatctcGAGGAggacaaaattatttagaaAACTATGATCCTGTTCCAACACTCtcaaaaaaacattttgaTGTAGCATTTAAAAATGCACGAATTTCAATACAGCCTGAAGATGTTcttaaatatgaaaaatttaaagaaaaactTTCTTTGAAATCGTCTAACTAA
- a CDS encoding protein transport protein USE1, putative — MIEFDELFELLKEIEISCDNFNEENKEKEKIILFLNDLNSYINDISHSLKVKTNKTYKISEIDILKKIISKKERLENVLKNCNTEKKHILFKKINNIGWEVKHDGASLSNQSLINQNAILERNLNINEKDMNINHDKENKQSESILFSEKRGIQKKEISNDKQNNILSHNDKVNNNNSNLKKFDDCELIKDNLIKEWGNQIDEYDNLKYEFTYEYKKIEFQKKLDKRKNVNAFKDDNIDDELCLLAQEMKENVLAYRQILVDDNKTLEVSATKQANNIDSILNVNKKTKKMGSNHSISFFLSLIIIGVSILLFIFTFFVIILL; from the coding sequence atgattgAGTTTGatgaattatttgaattacTAAAAGAAATTGAAATAAGTTGtgataattttaatgaagaaaataaagaaaaagaaaaaattattttattcctAAATGATCTAAATTCTTACATTAATGATATATCTCATTCTTTGAAAGtcaaaacaaataaaacatataaaatatcagagatagatatattaaaaaaaattatttcaaaaaaagaaagacTTGAAAATgtgttaaaaaattgtaatactgaaaaaaaacatattttgtttaaaaaaattaataatattggtTGGGAAGTTAAGCATGATGGCGCCTCTTTGAGTAATCAATCCCTTATTAATCAGAATGCCATTTTAGAAagaaatttaaatataaatgaaaaagatatGAACATAAATCatgataaagaaaataaacaatcagaaagtattttattttcagaAAAAAGAGGGATccaaaaaaaggaaatttCCAAtgataaacaaaataacatattatcacataatgataaagtcaataataataattccaatttaaaaaaatttgacGATTGTGAATTAATTAAAGATAATCTCATAAAAGAATGGGGAAATCAAATAGATGaatatgataatttaaaatatgagtttacatatgaatataaaaaaatagaatttcaaaaaaagtTAGATAAAAGAAAGAATGTAAACGCATTTAAAGATGATAATATTGATGACGAATTATGTTTACTTGCTCAAGAAATGAAAGAAAATGTTTTAGCATACAGACAAATATTAGTAGATGACAACAAAACATTGGAAGTATCTGCAACTAAACAagcaaataatatagattCAATTCttaatgtaaataaaaaaacaaaaaaaatgggaaGTAACCATagtatttcttttttcttatcTTTAATCATAATTGGTGTTTCaattttactttttattttcacattttttgtaataatcCTTCTATAG